The region CCGTTAGCGACGGGCTTATTAAGCTTATAGACGCGATTGAAAAGATAAGCGGAGTAAAGTCGGCTAGAATTTTATATCTTTATCCAAGCACCACTTCAGACGCGCTCATACGTCGTATTATCGCTTCACCGGTATTTCATAACTACTTTGATATGCCTATTCAGCATATCAGCGAGAAGATGTTAAAAGTGATGAGAAGAGGAAGCGGCGCAAAGCGTATAAAAGAGCTTTTAACTATGATGAGGCAAGCTGAAAATTCGTTTTTAAGAACGGGCGTCATCGTAGGACATCCGGGAGAAAGTGAGGCTGACTTTAAAGAGCTTTGCGAATTTTTAAGCGAATTTAAATTTGATAGAATTTCAGCTTTTGCCTATTCTTGCGAAGAGGATACTTTGGCTTATGAGATGGAGCAAATCCCTGCAAAAACAATACAAACTCGCCTCTCAAAGATAGAAAAGATCATAAACAGCGCAATAAAAGAGAGTTTTGCAAATGAGCAAGGCAAGCGAATTTTAGTCTCAATAGACGGCATAAGCAGCGAGGGAGAGATGTTTTATGGCGCTAAAAAGCTCATTTGGGATAAAGACATAGACGGTGAAATTCTTATAAACGAAAGCGACATACAAGAGCTTGAAACGGGCGGTCTTTATGAGTGTGAAGTAAGCGAAGTCGTGGATAAAACTCTACTTGCCCGTGTCATAAAGCATGCCTGATATCAGCCTTGCCGAGCTTGAAACTCTAAAAAGCGGTAAGAATTTACTTGCTTTTTCGCACGGAGTTGATAGCACGGCTCTTTTTTATCTACTTGAGGATGCGGGGGTTAAATTTGATATCGCGATTGTTGATTATAACTTAAGAGCTCAAAGTAAGCAAGAGATAGCAAGCGCTAAAGAGCTGGCTTTAAAATTCGCAAAGCAGATTTTTGAGCTTAGCGTTAAACTTGAGGGCGCAAGTTTTGAGTGCAGGGCAAGAGAAGTTAGATATAAGTTTTTTGAGCGAATTTGTAAGGAATTTGGCTATACGAATTTGATTTTAGCTCATCAGCTTGATGATAAATTCGAGTGGTTTTTGATGCAGCTTAGCAAGGGAGCGGGGTTAAGTGAGCTTCTTGGCATGAGTTCTTTTGAAAAAAGAGCGAATTTTAATCTCATTAGACCGCTTTTGGCTGTAAGCAAAAAACAGCTTTTAGAGTTTTTGCAAGAGCGCAAGCTTAGGTATTTTGTCGATGAGACAAATTTGCAAAGCGACTTTACTCGCAACAATTTTAGAGCTAAATTTAGCGAGCCGTTTTTGCATAATTTTGCCCGCGGAGTGGCAAAAAGCTTTGAGCTTTTACAAAAAGATAAAGAAATTTTAGAGCCTGAAATTTTATATGTTTTTGAGAATTTTTATCTGGTTAAAAACGATATAAACGTAATTCGCGGGATTGATAGGGTGTGTAAAATTTTAGGCGTAGTGATGAGTGAAGCTCAAAGAAAAGAGTGTGCCAGATGCCTAAAATCCCGAGCAGATTTAGTTGTAAGCGGTAAAATATCGGTAGGGTACACGCAAAATTTTATCTTTATATCGCCATTTGTAAAAGCCGTTATGGATAAGAAATTTAAAGAGGCTTGCAGGGTGTTAAGAGTGCCTAAAGTAGTAAGACCTTATCTTTTTAGTAGAGATTTTGACCTAAATAAATTAAAAGATATTTTAGCCTACTGAAAGCTTAAATTTAGCGTTGTCCGTAAACTTTGATGTTAAAAGTCGTATGGATTTTATCCTCTTGTCCGCGCATGTTTATAGGGAAATCTACTTTTATTATATTGTCGTATTTGGCAAGCGCATCTATAAAATCATAGAATTTACTCGGAGTTTGAAGTGATGTCGTAACTTCTAGCTCGTATCTTAAAAACTTCTCATTAGTGTCTTTTGGCGGAACTTCGGCAAGCTTTACTTCGCTAAAAAATTTACTTGCAAAAGCGCTGAAATTTGCCTTGTCGAATTTGGTTTCAAAAGCCTTAAATACAAGCCTTTGTTTTTCTTTCATATCATTTAAATTTGCGTTTTTAGCGTTATAAATTTGATTGATTTTGGTTACGCTTGCAGTTTGAGAGCGATTTTGTAAATTTATCTCGCGATACTCTTTGATATTTGGCACGATAAAAGCAAAGATCATCACCAGGCAAACTATCACAAATACCAGCATATAGATTAAAAGCTTTGCTATATCGATCTCTTCTAGGCTTGTATCTTTACTCATTGTAACCTTCCGAGTTGTCGATTTTGTTTGTGCTTATGAAATTTAGCCAGCCGTTTTTAAGCTGATAAAATGTCGTGTTTGACGTGCTAAAAATTGATTTGAGCGGTGCCAGTAAAAGCATATTGTAAGTATCTTTGTTCGGTGTAACGCCTTTTATGATAAGCGAGTTTTTGTCCATCACTACTTCATTAAGAGTAATGCTATCAGGAACCAGGTCAAAAAGGTTGTTTAGGCTTTGTTTTAGTATAGTGTTTGAGGCAAAAATTTCATTTGCCAAGTCGCGTTGCTCTTGCAATTTTGCGGTAACCACATCGTTTTGGGCGATATCGCTTGAAATTTGCTCGTAAGTTTGCTTAGCTGAAACGATACTTTGTTCAAGCATATGGTTTTTAAAAACAAGAAATAAATTTAGCGATGCCAAAAGCAAAAACACAATACCGATAAGAGAGATCCAAATTTTACTAAATAGGCTAAAAATAGGCTTTTTAAGAGGTTTAATCAGGCTATAGCTATACATCATATTCCCGCCTCGTCTATCATAAGTTCGGTCATTAGTTTAAGTGTATTTATCGGATATATCGAAGTTTCAACGAGCAACTCCGTTTCCAGGAAGTGTAGGAATGTTGCGCTTGTTTTAGCGTTGTCAAATATGATAATTTGCTCGATAAAATCGCTCTCATAAAGCGGATTTGAATAAAATTCCCTTAGGGCCGAAGTTATGTATTGATACATACTCATATCTCTGCCAAATATAGACACGGATACCGTTACGTCGCTTGAATTTGGCATATTGATATCATAATCCAAATCGGCAAAATCTTCTTCGTTTCCTTGTGTTTTAACAAGGTCATCAAGGCTATCAAGACTGTCTAAACTCTCAAAACTACTATCAACTTCGGCTATAAAATCATCGATATCATCGATACTTTCTTTATCAAATTCTCCAGCCTCTTCACCGATAGAAGCTACTGTATCGGTTGTCTTGGCAAAAGCTCCGAATTTAAGCTCCGAGTGAGAAGCTATGCAAAGCGCAAAAGAGTCTTTGTGATTGTAGATATAAAGGGTGTTTTTTTCGCTTAAGCCTTTTTGAAGTATCATCTTATGAAGCAAAGCTATCGGCGAAAAGATAAGATCGACCCCGATATTTTTAAATTTGGCTTTAGCCTCGGCAATATCGATAAGATCAGCGTATACATACCAGTTTTTATCTACTTTTGTATAACCAATACCCTTAAGATCTATACCAAATTTCTTAAAATCATCATCGCTTCTGCAAGGAAGAGCGCCTTGTCTTAAAGAGTCAAAAAATAGCGCCAAATAAAGCCATTTGTACTCTTTTTGCTGTCTTTTTAGGTAGCTGATTATCTTATCGTTTATGTTGTTTTCATCATCGTTATCAAATTTGGCTTCAACGGTCTTTATCACTTTGCCGCCTCTCATAACTTTACCGTAAAATAGACACTGTTTAGCCTCTATAACTACGCTAAGATATAAGATACTAAAAAAACGGCGAATAGAAAACGACATAATTCTCCTAAAATTTATAGTGCTTTATCTTACCTAAAATTGGCATTAATTGCAATTAAAACAGCTCTTCTTTAAGCTTTACAAATTTATCTCGCATATTTTTTGCTTCATCTTGGATATCTTTTGGCGTTAGAGTTGAAGGCTTTAACCTATCATATCCGTCTATTACGATCTCGCACATTATGCGGATACGGTTGGTGTCTGCTTTGCCAATCTCTTTAGCCTTGCTTATGTTTAAAATTTGCTCTAAATAACTATTTGCTTCCTCTATGTATTTTGTGTATTTGAGTGCGATTTGGCTTTGCTTCATCACCGTATTTGCCATCTTGTTATAGATGTCTTTTTCGTAAGCTTTTTGTGCTAACTCATAAGCTTTTTGATAATTGCCGATTTGGTAATAAAATTTAGACTGCAAAGCGTCCTGATACGAGCCGTTTGTGGCAAAGAACGCCCAAGAAGCGACTATGATCGCAGTTGCTAAAACTACTATAAAAAATTTACTATTCATCGCCGGTTCTCATTTTCTTTTTTATCAAATTTTTAGCGTCTTCAAGGCTTAAATTAGCAACGCTAAAAGACTCTGAGAGAGTAAAATTTATAGTTGAAAACGGCTTTGGCAATATCATCTTATCCCAGCTTTTAAATTGCCAAAATTTACTCGCCTCATAGTTTAAAATTTGGATATTTACATTTTGCTTTTGAGCTATTATCACGGCTCCGTCCGCTACGCTGTGGCGTGGGCCTCTTGGTCCGTCGGGAGTGATTATCACGTCATTGCCAGATTTTATCTCTTTAAAGGCGTTTATAAGAGCCTTTGCACCGCCTTTTGAGCTACTTCCCCTGATGGTTCCTATGCCAAAAAATTTAATCACTCTTGCGATTATCTCGCCGTCTTTATGATCGCTGATAATTACTTTGCCGTGCCTTTTAAATTTGCTCCACCAGTGCAAGTAGGCAAAGCTCATCATGGCTATGCGCCCATGCCAAAAGAGCACGACGCACGGAGAATTTTGTAAATTTGTCTTGGAGTAGGTCTTTTTGCAGGTTAAAAATATGAGCCAAATAAGAAAATATATGGCGTAAGTGGTGAAATTTATAAAGAGCGCTCTTTTAAATTTAGCCCACCAACTCGCCATAAAGAACCATTCTTTTTGGATTTGTGATTTTTACTTTTAGTGTTTTGCCAAGTAGCTCTTCGCTGCCATCTACTTGAACCAAGAAATTATTAAAGCTTCTTCCGGCAACTGCGCCGTTTGCTCTTAGTTCTTCAAAATAAACCTCTAAAATTTTATCTTTTTGAGAGGCTGTTATCTCGTCTAAAATTTCATTATGCCTGCTTTGAAGCCTTGTTAAACGAGCCGAGGCGATGTTGTCTGGAATTTGATTTGTAAATTCCGCCGCTTTTGTAAGAGGGCGAGGGGAGTACTTAAAGCTAAAAATTTGCTCAAATCTAACACGCTCAAGCACATCCATCGTATCTTCAAAATCAGCGTCCGTTTCACCGGGGAAAGCCACGATGATATCGGTGCTTATGCTTACATCAGGACACATCGAGCGAAGTTTAAGTGCGCGGTCTAAAAACCACTCTTTAGTATATCCTCGCTTCATCTCGCGAAGAACTTTTGTATTACCGCTTTGAAGCGGCATGTGCATGGATTTGCAAATTTTGGGATTATTTACAAAAACTTCTAAAAATTTATCATCCATATGAAGCGGGTGAGGGCTGGTAAATCGAATTCTCTCAACCCCATTTACCTCGCTTATCTTAACGAGCAGATCGCTAAAATCCATCTTTTCGTGCGAGGCTGAAAAGCGCTTGCCGTAGTTATTTACGTTTTGTCCTAGTAAAAATATCTCTTTAGCGCCACCGTCTGCTGCTTTTTTAACTTCGCTTAAGATCAAATTTGCAGGTATTGATATCTCGTCGCCTCTGGTGTGTGGTACGATACAATAGGTGCATTTCTTATCGCAGCCTATAGAGATGTTTATGTGTGATTTATAAGGAGAGCTTCTAAATTCTCCAAAGGCGTATTCGCTCTCGTCGTGATTTATGTCCGTGCTTATAAATTTCGGAGTGTTTACGGCCTGTGAAATTTTACTTACGTTTCTTGCACCTAAAACGAAATCCACATAAGGGGCGCGCTTAAAAATTTCACTTCCAAGATGACTTGCCGTGCAACCGCATACTCCAATTTTAGCTCCGCTTTTTTTGGCTTTTTCAAAGCTCCCAACTTCGCTAAATAGCTTATGCACGGGCTTTTCGCGAACCGAGCAGGTGTTTATAAGGATAAGATCGGCATCCTCCATCTTATCTGTTAGCTCGTAGTCCTCTTTTTGCTTAAGTTCTGCGATGATATGCTCGCTATCGCGCACATTCATAGCACAACCTAATGTCTGTATGAAGAGCTTTTTTTGCGTAGCGTTACTCAAAGAATATGAACCTCATACATGTAGTCGTTCTCGTCAAGTCCGTATTTGACCGTTCTGTGATATACACTTAGCCCTTTTTCTTCAAAATGCTCTATTAGGGCGATTAGCTGCTTGTGGCTATTGTCTTTATCGAAATAAAAAATTTTCTGTCCATCTTTGGAAACTGCGGCTTCGATCTTATCGAGCGAAATTGTCTTTGGTTTCGCGTCAATCTCGTTTCTGGCTAGTTTTAGCTCCATCTTTTATCCTTAAAGTTCTGTTTCGTAATCTATTAATATATCAAAAATATCATAAAATGGCTATTAAACTTATTAAAAGTATATATTTTATATAATACGAATCTACGCAGATAAAATCCCGTGAAATTTATTATTTGGAGATATAGTGGAAAAGATAGCAGATATCATAGAGTCAATAGCAAACGAAAAAGGTTTAGAAATAGAGGACGTAAAAGAGCGCGTTATAAGGGCTCTTGTAAATACGGCCAAGCGCGTTTATGGCGAAAATTACGAATATGATGTCGTTATAGACAGCGCAAGTCGCTCGCTTCGTTTGTATCAAAAAATCACGATAGTGGCTAATGACGATGAGCGTTTGCAAGAGGATAACGAGCATTTTTTAAGCTTGGATGAGGCTAAAAAGATAGATAGCGGGGTTGAGGTAGGAGATGAGCTTACTTATGAGCTAAGCACTGATAATCTAGGCAGAACTGCTGCTCAAACGCTTCATAAAGAGCTTGAATACCACATACAGCGCCTAATGGAAGAGAAAATTTTCCAAAAATATCAAGACATGATAGGGCAAATGGTATTTGGAACCGTTACTCGCGTAGATAGCGAAGAAAATACATTTATAGAGATAGATGAAATTCGTGCCGTTATGCCACGTAAAAACCGTATCAAAGGTGAGAAATTTAGAGTCGGAAACGTCGTAAAAGCGGTTATTAAAAGCGTGTATATAGATAAATCTCAAGGCATTAGAGTTGAGCTTAGCAGGACATCTCCAAAATTTTTAGAAGCTCTTTTAAAAGCCGAAGTCCCAGAGATCAAAGATGGACTTGTATTGATCGCCGCAAGCGCTAGAATTCCGGGTGAAAGAGCAAAAGTCGCACTTATCTCAACAACTCCAAACGTAGATCCCGTGGGCGCAACGGTCGGCACTAAAGGCGTGCGCATAAATGCCGTGACAAAAGAGCTAAACGGAGAAAACATAGACGCGATAGAGTTTTCAAGTGAGCCGACTATCCTTATAACTCGAGCGATGGCGCCTGCTATAATAAGTGCCGTTAAGATCGTTGATGAGAAAAAAGCCGTCGTAACTATCGCAAGCGAGCAAAAGAGCAAGGCAATCGGCAAGAGCGGTATAAACATACGTTTAGCAAGCATGCTCAGCGGATTTGAAATCGAGCTTGTCGAGCTTGGCAGCGTGAAAGCAACCGAAGATAAAGAAGAGAGCATGAAAGATCTCAAGGCTCTGTTTGGTGATTTGTAGGTTGAAATTCGATTCGGCAAGGCTAAAAACAGCTTTGCCGAAGAGTAAATTTGCTAGTTAAAATAGCGTAAATTTAAACTAAATTATTTATTTTTAGTAGATCTGTGAAGCGGATGTTGGTAGTCGTTTCTCTCACAGCCGCTTAGTAAAAATCCAGCTAAAAATATCATCGATACAAGCAATACTTTTTTCATTTATTTCCCTTATTTTTTGAATTTTCGCGATTATATCCAAAAATTTCACTATATTAAAAATTTATGCAAAAACGGCTACAATCTAGAAATTTAAAATTAAGGAAAATTTGTGTTGCAAGCACTCGCACTTAGATATCGCCCCCGAAATTTCGACGAACTTATCGGACAAGAATCGGTAAGCAAAAGCCTAACTCACGCACTTAGTGAAAATCGCCTAACTCATGCGTATCTGTTTTCGGGTCTTCGCGGAAGCGGTAAGACTTCAAGCGCTAGAATTTTTTCAAAGGCGCTAGTTTGCGAGAACGGACCTACTTCAAAGCCGTGTGAAAAGTGCGCTCATTGCGTCATGGCTAACGAGTCTCGCCACATCGATATCATCGAGATGGACGCGGCAAGCCACAGAAAGATAGACGACATCAGAGAGCTTATCGAGCAGACGAAATACGCCCCTGCGGCGGCGCGGTATAAAATTTTTATCATAGACGAGGTGCATATGCTCACTCGCGAAGCCTTTAATGCGCTTTTAAAGACGCTTGAAGAACCTCCAAGCTATGTGAAATTTATCCTTGCTACAACCGATCCGCTTAAGCTTCCCGCTACCGTGCTTTCGCGCACTCAGCATTTTAGATTTAAGCAAATTTCAAAGCAAAACATCATCAAGCATCTTGAATTTATCCTGAGTAAAGAGGGTGTGGAGTATGAGAGCGAGGCTGTAGAAATTCTCGCTCGCAGCGGGTCCGGTTCGCTTCGTGATACGCTTACTTTGCTTGATCAAGCTATTGTTTATTCGCACGCAAAGATCACTCAAAGCGTGGTTGCCGATATGCTTGGGCTACTAGATCCTGCACGTATCGAAGAGATTATGCAAGTCGTGATGAGTGGCGATAGAGCAGCGATGAGCAGGCTCGTAAGCGAGATTGAGAGCTATGACGGAGAGATGATAATTGATGAATTAATCGCAAATTTAAAAGAGAATTTTTTAAGCGGAAGCAACAAATATTCACTGCTTTTATACGAGAGATTTTTTAGAATTTTATCCGAAGCCAAGAGCATGCTTAGCGTAAGTAGCGATAACGGTTTCGTGCTTAGCATAATGCTTTTTATGATGATGGAAGCGATAAATTTAAAGCCTATTGACGACATGATAGGAAATTTTGAGCTAAAAGAGCAGGGCTTAAATTTAAGCTCTCCTACAGCTAAGCAGGCTCAAAAGGCTCAAGTAAATACAGCTGCTAAAATGGTATCAAAAAGCCCGTATGAACTGTTTTTGGATAAAATTTACGATAGAGATTACTCACTTGGAGAGTGCTTTAAGGAGTGCATTGAATTTTTGGAGTTTAAAGATAACTGCTTGAGCCTTTCTTCAAATGCAAGTGGAGTCAACCAAGAAAAATTGCGCTCCAGCTCAAAAGTTATAATGGAAATTTTACGTGCGAATTTTGGTTCAGAGGCAAAGATTAAGATTGCCCCAAAAGAAATTCAGCCTAAAATAGACGATAAAAACGAAGCGAATTTATCCAAGAGCGATATGGCTAGAGCTAGGCAAGATATGGAGCAAATTTCAAGTCCGAATTTAGCCGAGCCAAGTCAAGAGTTTCAGTCAAATTTTAAGCCTTATCTTGGCGATAAAAGAGATAATACCGAGGATTTTACTACCGCTTATTCGCTAAAATTTCAAACCGATTCAGGCATTGTGGTTGATGATATGGCTTTGCTTGATATGGAGCTTGAAAAGATTGAAGAGCAAAGCAAGGATACAAGTAAGCCAAGCGAAATTCCCGAAGTAAAGGTCAAGATAGACGATTCTACTATGCTTAAGCCGGAATCAACTGAGTCAAAATCGCCCGAAGAGTTGCAAAACGCTAAAAACCAAGCTATATTAAAAGAGGCACATAGGCTTTTTGGCGAACCTGAAATTTTAAATTTGGGCTAATAAAAAAAGAAAGCTAAAATTTGAGCTTTAAAAGACTCAAATTTTAATCATTTAATATCGACAAAAGCTCTTTGTTGTCTTTTGTTTTAAGCATTTTTGCATACAGGAATTTAAGCGCTTCCACATCATCCATCGAAGCGATGGCCGAGCGTATAGCCCAAATTTTTTGAAGTTCATCAGGCTTTTGAAGAAGCTCTTCTTTTCTCGTGCCTGATTTTAAGATATTGATAGCCGGATAAATTCTGCGGTCTGAGATGTTGCGATCAAGCACGATCTCGCTATTTCCCGTGCCTTTAAATTCCTCAAATATAACCTCATCCATTCTTGAACCCGTGTCAATAAGCGCGGTTGCTACTATCGTCAAGCTTCCGCCGTCCTCGATGTTTCTAGCCGCTCCGAAAAATCTTTTCGGTTTGTGAAGCGCGTTTGCGTCAACTCCGCCCGTTAGCACCTTGCCGCTTGGCGGAGTTACGGTGTTGTAGGCGCGTGCAAGACGGGTTATACTGTCAAGCAAGATGATGACATCCTTGCCCATTTCAACTAAACGCTTTGCTTTTTCGATAACAAGCTCTGCAACTCGTACGTGATTAAGCGCAGGAAGATCAAAAGTCGAGCTGAACACTTCGCCTTTTACGCAGCGCTGCATATCGGTAACTTCTTCAGGGCGTTCATCAACCAAAAGCACCATAAGATGCGCTTCAGGATGATTTCTTGCTATACCGTGAGCAAGCTCTTTCATAAGCTCAGTTTTACCGCTTCTTGGAGGTGCGACGATAAGTCCGCGCTGCCCCTTTCCGATAGGTGTAAAGAGATCAAGCACGCGACCCGTAAGCTTCATCGCGTCATACTCAAGGTGAAGCTTTTGAGTCGGAAATAGCGGAGTTAAGTTATCAAAAAGCGGTCTTTCTTTGGCTTCCGCTAGAGGCATGTAATTAACCGCTTCGATTTTAAGCAGGGCGTAATATTTTTCTTGATCTTTTGGCTCTCTAACTTGACCGGTTACGATGTCGCCCACACGAAGGGCAAATTTGCGAATTTGAGAGTTTGAAACGTAAGCGTCGTTAGAGCTGTCGCTTAAATTCGCATCAACCGAGCGTAAAAATCCATAACCCTCGTTGGTAATCTCTAAAATCCCCGTAAATAATATAAAACCGCCTTGTTTGGTCTGCGTTTTTAGGATTTCAAATATCAAATCTTGTCTGCGAAATTCGCGAGGATTTTCCACTCCTACGGTGTTTGCTATCTGCACCAGATCTTCCAGGCTTAGCATGCGAAGTTCTTCTATCTTGTGTCCGTCTACAGGAATATGAGTGCGAGTATTTTGATGTTTTTTCGTAGTTTTTGTGGTCTCTGAATTTGCTTGCGCAGATTGATTAGTGTTTTCCATTAGTCCTCTTTAAATTTACTGGATAAATTATAGTAGAAAATAAAGTTTCAAAAGAAGTTCTTTGAAGTTCGTATTTTATATAAAATTTGCTTTGTTGTCAAGTTTAACTCGTGCTCTAAAATAGTTAAAAAATATGATAAAATGGCGAAAATCTTAATAAAAAGAAGTTTAAAATGATGCAATTTAAAGACGGCGAACGTGAAAAAAAGATAATAAAAACCGCTTTTATAGGTATAGTTACGAATGTTATTTTAGCAAGCATTAAAATTTTTATAGCGCTTGCTTCAAATTCCGTAGCTATCATCTCTGATGCGGTAAATAACCTAAGCGACGCATTTTCAAGCTTGATAACGATTTTTGGATCAAAGCTTGCTCAAAAGTTGCCTGACGAGAGCCACCCGTACGGATACGGAAGAGTTGAGTATATCGGAGGGCTTATAGTCTCTATCATAGTTTTAATGCTTGGTTTTGAGTTTTTAAAAACCTCGATAGAAAACATTATAGAGCCCGTTACTACGACATTTACTCCGGCTCTCTTAATCATACTTTTTATCGCTATATTTGTAAAATTTGCCATAGCGTTTTACTATAAAAAGATGGGAAATTTAACCAAATCCATAGCCTTAAAAGCAGTCGGACAGGAAGCCTTAGGAGACGCCATAATATCTTGCGTAATACTTGTTAGCGCAGGACTTTCGTACTTTGCAAATATCCAGGTTGACGGCTATGCAGGAGCCTTGGCTTCGCTTTTTATCATTTATAACGGCGTGATTTTGATTAAAGAAACCTTTGATAGGATTATCGGCGGGCGAGTGGAAAAAGAAGTAAGCGATGAAATTTATAAGGCGGTTAAGGAGTGTGAGATAGTTCTTGATGCGTATGATCTGATACTTCATAACTACGGTGTTGAGCGATATGTAGGTTCGATAAACGTAGAAGTTGACGAGCATATGAAAATTTCAGAAATTTCCCAGCGACTAAATGAGCTTCAGATAGAAATTTACCGCAGATATCGCATATATCTTGTGTTTGGAATTTATAGCGTAAATTTAGGACAAAACGACACTAAAGAGTGCGTAAAAAACCTATTAAGCGAATTTAAAAGCATACTGAATTTACACGCATTTTTTATAAATACGGATAAAAAAACGGTTAGATTTGATGTCGTAGTTAGCTTTAAAGAGCGAAATTTAGACGAGCTTAGAGCCAAAATGGAAAGTGTCGTTTCGGCGCAGTTTCCCGGATATAAAATTTTTATCGTTATCGATAGGGAGTTTACTTAGAATTTATCCTTGGCGCGCAAAGTTTGATTAGAAGCTGCGCGCTTTGGAATTTTTATCAAATTTGGCGTATATTACAACGGATACGATTATGATAGCTCCGTAAATCACTCGCGTATAAAATGCGTCAAAGCCCATGGCTACGATACCGCTTTCCATTATGCCGATGATTATGCTGCCTATGAGCGTTCCATATACGCTTCCGCTTCCTCCGCTTACGCCCGTACCGCCGATAAAGATCGCCGCAAATACAAGCAGCATGTATCCGTCTCCTTGCGTAGGCCACCAGTTGATAAACTCAAGACTCAAGATAATGCTTGCAAGTGCGCTCATCACGCCCATATTGATGAAAAGCAGGTATTTGCTTCTAGCAACGTTTATGCTTAGCATTTTAGCGGCCTTTGCGTTATCGCCCGAAAACAAGATATTGTCTCCGAATTTGTGTTTAAAGATCATAATGTAAGTTA is a window of Campylobacter sp. CCUG 57310 DNA encoding:
- the rimO gene encoding 30S ribosomal protein S12 methylthiotransferase RimO; translated protein: MQNLNTKNQKQLHLISLGCNKNLVDSEIMLGRLKSYAITDDIGHADVIIVNTCGFIDSAKEESISAILRMHEARKKDSLLVVTGCLMQRYREELMKELPEVDLFTGVGDYDKIDEIILKKQNLFSPSTYLQTNEERVITGSNYHAYIKISEGCNQKCSFCAIPTFKGKLKSRALENIADEVKKLVAKGYYDFSFLSQDSSSYMRDQAVSDGLIKLIDAIEKISGVKSARILYLYPSTTSDALIRRIIASPVFHNYFDMPIQHISEKMLKVMRRGSGAKRIKELLTMMRQAENSFLRTGVIVGHPGESEADFKELCEFLSEFKFDRISAFAYSCEEDTLAYEMEQIPAKTIQTRLSKIEKIINSAIKESFANEQGKRILVSIDGISSEGEMFYGAKKLIWDKDIDGEILINESDIQELETGGLYECEVSEVVDKTLLARVIKHA
- the miaB gene encoding tRNA (N6-isopentenyl adenosine(37)-C2)-methylthiotransferase MiaB, which translates into the protein MSNATQKKLFIQTLGCAMNVRDSEHIIAELKQKEDYELTDKMEDADLILINTCSVREKPVHKLFSEVGSFEKAKKSGAKIGVCGCTASHLGSEIFKRAPYVDFVLGARNVSKISQAVNTPKFISTDINHDESEYAFGEFRSSPYKSHINISIGCDKKCTYCIVPHTRGDEISIPANLILSEVKKAADGGAKEIFLLGQNVNNYGKRFSASHEKMDFSDLLVKISEVNGVERIRFTSPHPLHMDDKFLEVFVNNPKICKSMHMPLQSGNTKVLREMKRGYTKEWFLDRALKLRSMCPDVSISTDIIVAFPGETDADFEDTMDVLERVRFEQIFSFKYSPRPLTKAAEFTNQIPDNIASARLTRLQSRHNEILDEITASQKDKILEVYFEELRANGAVAGRSFNNFLVQVDGSEELLGKTLKVKITNPKRMVLYGELVG
- the nusA gene encoding transcription termination factor NusA, translated to MEKIADIIESIANEKGLEIEDVKERVIRALVNTAKRVYGENYEYDVVIDSASRSLRLYQKITIVANDDERLQEDNEHFLSLDEAKKIDSGVEVGDELTYELSTDNLGRTAAQTLHKELEYHIQRLMEEKIFQKYQDMIGQMVFGTVTRVDSEENTFIEIDEIRAVMPRKNRIKGEKFRVGNVVKAVIKSVYIDKSQGIRVELSRTSPKFLEALLKAEVPEIKDGLVLIAASARIPGERAKVALISTTPNVDPVGATVGTKGVRINAVTKELNGENIDAIEFSSEPTILITRAMAPAIISAVKIVDEKKAVVTIASEQKSKAIGKSGINIRLASMLSGFEIELVELGSVKATEDKEESMKDLKALFGDL
- a CDS encoding DNA polymerase III subunit gamma/tau, with amino-acid sequence MQALALRYRPRNFDELIGQESVSKSLTHALSENRLTHAYLFSGLRGSGKTSSARIFSKALVCENGPTSKPCEKCAHCVMANESRHIDIIEMDAASHRKIDDIRELIEQTKYAPAAARYKIFIIDEVHMLTREAFNALLKTLEEPPSYVKFILATTDPLKLPATVLSRTQHFRFKQISKQNIIKHLEFILSKEGVEYESEAVEILARSGSGSLRDTLTLLDQAIVYSHAKITQSVVADMLGLLDPARIEEIMQVVMSGDRAAMSRLVSEIESYDGEMIIDELIANLKENFLSGSNKYSLLLYERFFRILSEAKSMLSVSSDNGFVLSIMLFMMMEAINLKPIDDMIGNFELKEQGLNLSSPTAKQAQKAQVNTAAKMVSKSPYELFLDKIYDRDYSLGECFKECIEFLEFKDNCLSLSSNASGVNQEKLRSSSKVIMEILRANFGSEAKIKIAPKEIQPKIDDKNEANLSKSDMARARQDMEQISSPNLAEPSQEFQSNFKPYLGDKRDNTEDFTTAYSLKFQTDSGIVVDDMALLDMELEKIEEQSKDTSKPSEIPEVKVKIDDSTMLKPESTESKSPEELQNAKNQAILKEAHRLFGEPEILNLG
- the tilS gene encoding tRNA lysidine(34) synthetase TilS; the protein is MPDISLAELETLKSGKNLLAFSHGVDSTALFYLLEDAGVKFDIAIVDYNLRAQSKQEIASAKELALKFAKQIFELSVKLEGASFECRAREVRYKFFERICKEFGYTNLILAHQLDDKFEWFLMQLSKGAGLSELLGMSSFEKRANFNLIRPLLAVSKKQLLEFLQERKLRYFVDETNLQSDFTRNNFRAKFSEPFLHNFARGVAKSFELLQKDKEILEPEILYVFENFYLVKNDINVIRGIDRVCKILGVVMSEAQRKECARCLKSRADLVVSGKISVGYTQNFIFISPFVKAVMDKKFKEACRVLRVPKVVRPYLFSRDFDLNKLKDILAY
- a CDS encoding lysophospholipid acyltransferase family protein, whose translation is MASWWAKFKRALFINFTTYAIYFLIWLIFLTCKKTYSKTNLQNSPCVVLFWHGRIAMMSFAYLHWWSKFKRHGKVIISDHKDGEIIARVIKFFGIGTIRGSSSKGGAKALINAFKEIKSGNDVIITPDGPRGPRHSVADGAVIIAQKQNVNIQILNYEASKFWQFKSWDKMILPKPFSTINFTLSESFSVANLSLEDAKNLIKKKMRTGDE
- a CDS encoding HP0268 family nuclease, whose amino-acid sequence is MELKLARNEIDAKPKTISLDKIEAAVSKDGQKIFYFDKDNSHKQLIALIEHFEEKGLSVYHRTVKYGLDENDYMYEVHIL